A single region of the Alteriqipengyuania flavescens genome encodes:
- a CDS encoding FAD assembly factor SdhE — protein sequence MPPAQLDPTRLARARFRAWHRGTREADYMIGGFLDRYASSWSEEDLVWFEALLDHDDVDVMAWALQTQPVPERFAGAQMEAMQKLDYVEIPR from the coding sequence ATGCCTCCCGCCCAGCTCGACCCCACCCGTCTCGCCCGCGCCCGGTTTCGCGCCTGGCACCGCGGCACGCGCGAGGCCGACTATATGATCGGCGGCTTCCTCGATCGCTACGCAAGCAGCTGGTCGGAAGAAGACCTCGTCTGGTTCGAGGCGCTTCTGGACCATGACGATGTCGACGTGATGGCGTGGGCGCTGCAAACCCAGCCCGTGCCGGAACGCTTCGCCGGCGCGCAGATGGAGGCGATGCAGAAGCTCGACTATGTCGAAATCCCGCGCTGA